One genomic window of Candidatus Sysuiplasma acidicola includes the following:
- a CDS encoding Kae1-associated serine/threonine protein kinase: protein MADGVIKRGAEAEIFRTVFLGRSAVAKKRTRKLYRDERLDRKIISQRTRNEARCIITAREMGMHVPRIYDVDEGEGTIVMEFIDGLRLNLLLLESTEKERHEIERKFGSEIAMMHRAGLAHGDLTTSNVVVRNGDLYFLDFSMGTRGADIEVLGVDIRLLKEVYRASHPDFEDEFSIVADAYVAAGGNIAVLQKAREIESRARYT, encoded by the coding sequence ATCGCAGATGGCGTCATAAAGAGGGGAGCGGAAGCGGAGATTTTCCGTACCGTTTTCCTGGGCAGAAGTGCAGTAGCAAAAAAGAGAACAAGGAAACTGTACAGGGACGAGCGGCTCGACAGGAAGATCATCTCCCAGAGAACGAGGAACGAGGCAAGATGCATTATAACCGCCAGGGAGATGGGAATGCACGTACCGAGAATATACGATGTCGATGAGGGAGAAGGCACCATAGTGATGGAGTTCATCGATGGACTGAGACTGAATTTGCTGCTTCTTGAATCAACTGAGAAAGAGCGTCACGAAATTGAGAGGAAATTTGGTTCAGAAATTGCGATGATGCATCGAGCCGGTCTTGCTCATGGGGATCTGACGACATCTAACGTTGTCGTGCGTAACGGGGATTTGTATTTTCTCGACTTCTCCATGGGAACGAGGGGCGCTGACATCGAGGTGTTAGGTGTCGACATCAGACTGCTCAAAGAAGTATACCGCGCATCCCATCCTGATTTTGAAGACGAATTCAGTATTGTCGCGGATGCATACGTGGCAGCAGGAGGCAACATCGCAGTTCTCCAAAAGGCCAGGGAGATTGAATCAAGGGCGCGATACACTTGA